A stretch of the Macrobrachium nipponense isolate FS-2020 chromosome 23, ASM1510439v2, whole genome shotgun sequence genome encodes the following:
- the LOC135196128 gene encoding uncharacterized protein LOC135196128 isoform X2 — MRRTSNSYKACYTPASTPGITTDEEDRTGSSDIVSSPSHYQMACQNSQRREDEEEEEEEDVTLTVHHIRTEPPASLKPPENPLLSGSSLEKLPAASSPCRNYNSALMNGGLSMQRGRSSTPKPETVSTENLKETIVEWTQEATQLLDDNISRRMKVSGHQPDIPDVCPKTPGPGSSTMPSHLSMEMTCLEEDRISVASHYSNTSYVNLHDQTHRLGRNTPISQRHQDNPSPPLALMPSTPVRVPSLPSAHDLSAKCSMTGKMQQHEASAPPPCCSTKPTSQVIYHGQPHIQQQHEQQQYQEHLQHLEQHHHHQHHHHHHNHHHHHLDHQQQSQQQHPQATAHHQHDHFHHPEPEQHQDQEQHLAQRCQTDYHYLHPNYGQQPPESHQEMELEQSKQAEQQEMLPACCSNSENREFCHQMPCCDDHNLPSHRPNKYYEYQPIPQSYSPQPPEPAFPSSTLYRSHSLPRKKRSYNPSPQRHHSAYQRRPPQFPTSYDPAYPPHSRKGSYDPYGTMTHSQSEHQYPVPFTDMEYTHSLERPAEEYPLRPIRKEARHELPRYSELDPSTLYAKDATYGEGGRRQETTFDL, encoded by the exons ATGCGACGGACTTCGA ACTCCTACAAGGCCTGTTACACCCCTGCCTCCACTCCTGGAATCACCACGGACGAAGAGGACAGGACTGGAAGCTCAGACATTGTGTCTTCGCCCTCTCATTATCAG ATGGCGTGTCAGAATTCGCAGAggagagaagacgaagaagaagaagaggaagaggacgtAACACTGACCGTCCACCATATCAGAACAGAGCCGCCAGCGTCTCTGAAACCTCCAGAGAACCCTTTGCTGTCTGGGTCGTCTTTAGAGAAATTACCGGCTGCTAGCAGTCCTTGTAGGAATTACAACAGTGCCTTAATGAATGGAGGCTTAAGCATGCAGAGAGGCAGGTCTTCAACACCAAAGCCCGAAACGGTCAGCACTGAGAACCTGAAGGAGACGATCGTCGAATGGACACAGGAGGCAACGCAACTTTTAGACGACAACATTAGTCGAAGAATGAAGGTTTCTGGTCACCAGCCAGACATCCCAGATGTTTGTCCCAAGACTCCTGGTCCTGGTAGCAGTACAATGCCCAGTCATCTGAGTATGGAGATGACCTGTCTCGAGGAGGACCGAATATCCGTTGCATCTCATTATAGCAATACGTCTTACGTCAATCTGCACGATCAGACTCACAGGTTAGGCAGAAACACTCCCATTAGTCAGCGTCACCAAGACAACCCTAGCCCGCCTCTCGCCCTGATGCCTTCGACCCCCGTGAGAGTTCCATCCTTACCTTCCGCCCACGACCTCAGCGCGAAGTGTTCCATGACCGGTAAAATGCAACAGCACGAGGCCTCTGCTCCTCCCCCATGCTGTTCGACTAAGCCAACATCGCAAGTCATCTATCACGGGCAGCCGCACATCCAGCAACAGCACGAACAGCAGCAGTATCAAGAGCACTTACAGCATCTGGAGCAAcaccatcatcatcagcatcatcatcatcatcataatcatcatcatcatcaccttgaCCATCAACAGCAGTCGCAGCAGCAGCATCCTCAAGCCACAGCACACCACCAGCACGACCATTTCCACCATCCAGAGCCTGAACAACACCAGGACCAAGAGCAACATCTGGCACAAAGATGCCAGACGGATTATCACTACCTGCACCCAAATTATGGCCAGCAGCCTCCAGAGAGTCATCAGGAGATGGAACTAGAGCAGAGCAAACAAGCCGAACAGCAGGAAATGCTACCAGCGTGCTGTTCCAACTCTGAGAATCGCGAATTCTGTCACCAAATGCCCTGCTGTGACGACCATAACCTCCCTTCGCACAGGCCGAATAAGTATTACGAATACCAGCCAATCCCTCAGTCTTATTCGCCACAGCCTCCCGAACCCGCCTTCCCCTCATCCACACTGTACAGATCACACAGCCTCCCGCGTAAGAAGCGTTCCTATAACCCATCCCCGCAGCGCCATCACTCGGCCTACCAAAGGAGGCCTCCCCAGTTTCCCACGTCGTATGATCCAGCATATCCCCCCCATTCTAGGAAGGGCTCTTATGACCCTTACGGTACCATGACACATTCCCAGAGTGAGCACCAATACCCAGTGCCCTTCACCGATATGGAATACACCCACTCCCTAGAGAGACCGGCAGAAGAGTATCCCCTGCGTCCCATCAGGAAGGAGGCTCGACACGAGCTTCCTCGCTATTCAGAACTGGATCCTTCGACCTTGTACGCGAAGGACGCGACATACGgtgaaggaggcaggaggcaagaaACTACTTTTG ATCTGTAA
- the LOC135196128 gene encoding uncharacterized protein LOC135196128 isoform X1, producing the protein MRRTSTDSYKACYTPASTPGITTDEEDRTGSSDIVSSPSHYQMACQNSQRREDEEEEEEEDVTLTVHHIRTEPPASLKPPENPLLSGSSLEKLPAASSPCRNYNSALMNGGLSMQRGRSSTPKPETVSTENLKETIVEWTQEATQLLDDNISRRMKVSGHQPDIPDVCPKTPGPGSSTMPSHLSMEMTCLEEDRISVASHYSNTSYVNLHDQTHRLGRNTPISQRHQDNPSPPLALMPSTPVRVPSLPSAHDLSAKCSMTGKMQQHEASAPPPCCSTKPTSQVIYHGQPHIQQQHEQQQYQEHLQHLEQHHHHQHHHHHHNHHHHHLDHQQQSQQQHPQATAHHQHDHFHHPEPEQHQDQEQHLAQRCQTDYHYLHPNYGQQPPESHQEMELEQSKQAEQQEMLPACCSNSENREFCHQMPCCDDHNLPSHRPNKYYEYQPIPQSYSPQPPEPAFPSSTLYRSHSLPRKKRSYNPSPQRHHSAYQRRPPQFPTSYDPAYPPHSRKGSYDPYGTMTHSQSEHQYPVPFTDMEYTHSLERPAEEYPLRPIRKEARHELPRYSELDPSTLYAKDATYGEGGRRQETTFDL; encoded by the exons ATGCGACGGACTTCGA CAGACTCCTACAAGGCCTGTTACACCCCTGCCTCCACTCCTGGAATCACCACGGACGAAGAGGACAGGACTGGAAGCTCAGACATTGTGTCTTCGCCCTCTCATTATCAG ATGGCGTGTCAGAATTCGCAGAggagagaagacgaagaagaagaagaggaagaggacgtAACACTGACCGTCCACCATATCAGAACAGAGCCGCCAGCGTCTCTGAAACCTCCAGAGAACCCTTTGCTGTCTGGGTCGTCTTTAGAGAAATTACCGGCTGCTAGCAGTCCTTGTAGGAATTACAACAGTGCCTTAATGAATGGAGGCTTAAGCATGCAGAGAGGCAGGTCTTCAACACCAAAGCCCGAAACGGTCAGCACTGAGAACCTGAAGGAGACGATCGTCGAATGGACACAGGAGGCAACGCAACTTTTAGACGACAACATTAGTCGAAGAATGAAGGTTTCTGGTCACCAGCCAGACATCCCAGATGTTTGTCCCAAGACTCCTGGTCCTGGTAGCAGTACAATGCCCAGTCATCTGAGTATGGAGATGACCTGTCTCGAGGAGGACCGAATATCCGTTGCATCTCATTATAGCAATACGTCTTACGTCAATCTGCACGATCAGACTCACAGGTTAGGCAGAAACACTCCCATTAGTCAGCGTCACCAAGACAACCCTAGCCCGCCTCTCGCCCTGATGCCTTCGACCCCCGTGAGAGTTCCATCCTTACCTTCCGCCCACGACCTCAGCGCGAAGTGTTCCATGACCGGTAAAATGCAACAGCACGAGGCCTCTGCTCCTCCCCCATGCTGTTCGACTAAGCCAACATCGCAAGTCATCTATCACGGGCAGCCGCACATCCAGCAACAGCACGAACAGCAGCAGTATCAAGAGCACTTACAGCATCTGGAGCAAcaccatcatcatcagcatcatcatcatcatcataatcatcatcatcatcaccttgaCCATCAACAGCAGTCGCAGCAGCAGCATCCTCAAGCCACAGCACACCACCAGCACGACCATTTCCACCATCCAGAGCCTGAACAACACCAGGACCAAGAGCAACATCTGGCACAAAGATGCCAGACGGATTATCACTACCTGCACCCAAATTATGGCCAGCAGCCTCCAGAGAGTCATCAGGAGATGGAACTAGAGCAGAGCAAACAAGCCGAACAGCAGGAAATGCTACCAGCGTGCTGTTCCAACTCTGAGAATCGCGAATTCTGTCACCAAATGCCCTGCTGTGACGACCATAACCTCCCTTCGCACAGGCCGAATAAGTATTACGAATACCAGCCAATCCCTCAGTCTTATTCGCCACAGCCTCCCGAACCCGCCTTCCCCTCATCCACACTGTACAGATCACACAGCCTCCCGCGTAAGAAGCGTTCCTATAACCCATCCCCGCAGCGCCATCACTCGGCCTACCAAAGGAGGCCTCCCCAGTTTCCCACGTCGTATGATCCAGCATATCCCCCCCATTCTAGGAAGGGCTCTTATGACCCTTACGGTACCATGACACATTCCCAGAGTGAGCACCAATACCCAGTGCCCTTCACCGATATGGAATACACCCACTCCCTAGAGAGACCGGCAGAAGAGTATCCCCTGCGTCCCATCAGGAAGGAGGCTCGACACGAGCTTCCTCGCTATTCAGAACTGGATCCTTCGACCTTGTACGCGAAGGACGCGACATACGgtgaaggaggcaggaggcaagaaACTACTTTTG ATCTGTAA